TGCCGTACAAGTCATCCGGTTACTTCGGTAGGTTATCGTGTCTTGCAGCGCACAGTGTGCAGgattctacatcgctcaagGAAACGCAACTTTCGGAGACCTCTCCGTCGTGCCGATAAACGAATGAATCGTAATATACCCTGCAACTCACTCTGTGCATCTTATCGACGTCACTAGGGCGCCTGTGAACGGCTGAGGGCGCCCGGCGTTGCTATGGACGTTGTCTGGCGCACACGTATGCGTTACAACGGCCCCAATGTGTGCCGCCAAACGCCCATGCGGCACATCAACACACCTTTCAATATTGCGAAATCAGCAAAATGGCGGAGTTGCTCAACGATTACGATGTACACACTCGTGTTATGGCAATGCGGGAACGCGTAAGACGGCGTGACCCTGCGCAACGGGAATTTCTACAGGCGTTCGAGTAAGCGCTGACTTCCATCCAACACACCTGTTATAGTGAGGTTGTGGAGTCGTTGATGCCTGTTTTCAAGCAGAATGTGCGATACATCGATGTGCTCGAACACATCGCCGAGCCTGAACGGATTATTGTTTTCCGAGTTCCTTGGACAAATGATGCAGGACAAAAGGTGGCCACACGACTTATTGACTCATAACGTGGTTTCAGGTATACAACCGCGGATTCCGTGTGCAATTCAGCTCCGTTCTTGGTCCTTACAAGGGTGGAATCCGCTTCCATCCGTCAGTCAACATGAGCGTCCTGAAATTCCTGGGCTTCGAACAAATCTTCAAGAACAGTCTTACGACCTTCAATCTGGGAGGCGGTAAGGGTGGATCCGACTTCGATCCAAGCGGAAAGTCGGAGAACGAGATCCGAGCATTCTGTCAGTCGTTCATGACAGAACTTCAGAAGCACATAGGTGGGTGTTGCCAATATGTAAAATATACAGTGCAAAGGCCCCAACACTGACGTGCCGGCGGGCGACATTGGAGTTGGAGGACGTGAGATAGGTTACATGTTCGGACAGTACCGCAGGTTGCGGAACACGTTTGATGGCGCGCTTACCGGGAAAGGCTACGAATGGGGAGGCTCCAACATTAGACCGGAAGCAACGGGATACGGAGCTGTGTACTTCGCCAGTGCTGTGCTGGAGGACAGATTCGGGATGAGCATCTCCGGCAGGCGATGCATCgttagcggcagtggcaacgtTGCGCAGTACGCCGCGGAAAAACTAATTGAGCTCGGTGCAGTAGTGCTGACTCTCAGCGACTCCAGCGGGTTTCTGCACGAACCAGAAGGGTTCACAAAGGAACAGCTGCAGGTGGTCATGCAACTCAAGAACCCGGCCCGCAAGCGACTGAGCGAGTACCTCCAGTTCTCCAAAACGGCGTCCTTTCATCCCAACGAAAAACCATGGGGAGTACCAGCGGAAATCGCGTTCCCTTGTGCCATGGAAAACGAAATCGTCGTTGAAGACGCTCTCCGCCTAGTAGACGGCAACGTGAAGCTAGTGGTGGAGGGCGCCAACATGCCGACGCACAACGATGCTGTAAAGCTACTAAAGGAACGAGGAGTCGTTGTATG
This sequence is a window from Babesia bigemina genome assembly Bbig001, chromosome : I. Protein-coding genes within it:
- a CDS encoding glutamate dehydrogenase, putative; protein product: MAELLNDYDVHTRVMAMRERVRRRDPAQREFLQAFDEVVESLMPVFKQNVRYIDVLEHIAEPERIIVFRVPWTNDAGQKVYNRGFRVQFSSVLGPYKGGIRFHPSVNMSVLKFLGFEQIFKNSLTTFNLGGGKGGSDFDPSGKSENEIRAFCQSFMTELQKHIGPNTDVPAGDIGVGGREIGYMFGQYRRLRNTFDGALTGKGYEWGGSNIRPEATGYGAVYFASAVLEDRFGMSISGRRCIVSGSGNVAQYAAEKLIELGAVVLTLSDSSGFLHEPEGFTKEQLQVVMQLKNPARKRLSEYLQFSKTASFHPNEKPWGVPAEIAFPCAMENEIVVEDALRLVDGNVKLVVEGANMPTHNDAVKLLKERGVVVCPGKAANAGGVLVSGLEMSQNSQRVRWTREEVDTQLRNTMQKIYVQCKDACMQYNVENDIVAGANIAGFLRVANAFIEQGYN